The genome window CTCGGGGTGATCCTGGTTGTCTCTTGCATAAAAAGGCTTGAGATCATAAGGATAATCAGTGACAAAGACTGGAATGTTGCCGCAATGTTTCACCAGGTACTTCTCATGTTCTGTCTGAAGGTCACAACCCCACTGTAGAAAAGAAGAGCTACAGTCAATGTGGAGCTCTGTGAAATGATTGTGTTAATATCAAACATGCAGTATCAGTAGGTAGGTAGTcaaggagaaaataaaacacttacGTCTGTTGGGAAGGCAAATTTCTGAGAGCTGCGTTTGAGAATGTCGATAGCCTCACTGTAGGTAATCCTGAAAGCAGATTGAGATAGTATCACTTATCCAAGACATTCAATACTTGACTTTACTCTTTAGCTGATATCATTTTTATGCTCTGTTTAGAAAAACAGACTTACACAGGGAAGCTCTTCTTCAGCATAGCCTCTACAGTGTCCTTGAGGTGTAAGGATGCAACAGATAAAAAGTGTAAGTTGAGATAATAATGCAGTCAGGTGCAGCTGTGCCTGGTTGGTATAAGGAGTCAGGTTATGTACCAAAGTTAAATAAGCATCCTTCAGGACTCACCCTGTGCCCAGGAGTCACATGCTTGTGAAACAAATCCACATCCTTCGCACAGTGAGCCAAGACATGCTCCGTGGCAGATCTGAACATGTCCTCCATGACCTACGGAGTGGGGCCCagattaataattaaagcttTGCTGGGCAACTGTGGGTAAGGGCGACTTTAAAAGTCACACAAGGCGAGAGAAAAATTTGAACTTCAGTACACAGAAATTGATGTGATGTGACATCCGTTCACTTCATCCAAGATCCTCATATTTACAGATTTAGCCAGCGTGTGATGACTGTGTTTTATCAAAGGTTACCAGACAACTTTAAAGCTACTTAGTCTCTCGTTCCCTGGACAAAGTGATCCCCCAACAAGTATGTAAAGAAACTTTGAGAGAAAATAAAGATGACAAATCTTCAGCAGCACATAGTATAGCACATAGTACAGCACATATAAATACACTTCAAACCTTTAATACAGACGTTCCGGTACAACTTTTTCCTTCCAGATACTGATTCAGATACCTGACTAGCAAATCAGTCAATAACAGGTAAAAAGAATGAACTGTTAACAATGATTGCTATCATTGTTGTATGTGATGGCTCAAGTTAAACCCAACAAATACATACAAAGAATGAACACCATGAAACTTTCCTTTGTAATCTAAATTGACATTTTGCTCATGGCTAATGTTACACTCTTTGATAGAAACGGTCTTCTTCGCAGCTCTAAAACATTAGTTGCCAGCAGATGCACGATGCAACTTGCTAGGTAGGTTACCATCTCAAAACGGCACAGAAAAATTGATATCTGGGAAAACTGCCATTTTATCCAGATGTGAGCctacttaaaacattttttaatgaattacTAGTATCGGATCGGCGCATAGACTTACGTACTTGCCGATAACCGATCCAGCATTTCAGGCAGTATCGAAGAAATTTCAAAGACTCTACATAACTCTACATTTCAAATCCtggaattttattttaatagcaAGCTAAATTCAACAGAAACTAATGGCTTTTATAAAGGTAAGAATCTATTGTATTGAGTTAAAATTGGTAAACAGGCTTTATCATGTTACCCAATGTGCTACTTTGACTGATATAATGGAGCAATACTGTATTTGAGGACTATGACATAAAGTACCTTGGTGAGATCCTCCAAGGACTGTGTGAAGGACACCTCGGCCTCCACCATGTAAAACTCAGCCAGGTGGCGTCTGCTTTGGGAGTTCTCTGCTCGGAAAGTTGGCCCAAATGTGTAGACTCTAGAAAAAGCCCTGGAAGAGCATGAGTGACATGGTGTAATTAGAAATGTTCTTCAGTGCATGTGCACgtgtttgtcactttgtttCTGGGGCAGAGCATACAAGTGCAATATGTGAGTTTTGAAAATGACAGATGATCATCAGAGGATAGTTTATCTCACCCCGACATCACTTCCAGATGAAGCTGACCAGACACAGTCAGGAAGGCTGGGACAGAGAAAAATTTCTCATCTTCATCATTCTTTGGGCCTGATGGCTGCGGTAAAAGCAGAGGTTTTGATGTTTCAAGCAATGTCATTAATCCCTCTGTTCACATTAGAGATCTGAGTGACAATTACACCACGGAGGTGACACCACGTGTAAACCATGGACATACAGGATTTAGTGATGGGCCACTATGAACCAACTACTCTTTCTGAATGACTCTTTTTAGTGTCCTGTATGCACTAGGTCAGCCTGTCAAACAAATTGGTGTTCATGAATCCCTAGCTTTTCCCACTAGCCCATGCACTGTTATCGTAGGGTACTGTTCACACTGCCTGCTACAGTCAGTGAACGAGAAGCAGCTGAATTGGACTAAAGCTCAATTGCTCAGAGTGTTTAAGCAACATCTGGTTAACAAAGAGCAAAAGAGCCATGAAATTTCATCACAAACtcatttttcaaattattcCAACACCTCATGAATGTACATGTAATTATGTAAACTTAAATGTAATGACTAGTAATGCGTTGATGAGGAGTCTTGTGGCGCAGCCAGCATTGACTGTCGAACATGCATGTGCTGTAACCGACTGTCACGGAAAAAAGCATCACAAGTCGAAAGGTTCCACACATTTACAGGTCTCaacttaaagcccctacaaggaactttcattttgagttgattttggcgaccttgtggacaaaagcagtagtgttttgccggaatgaagcctacatttcccatgagctctagcacgtattgtcgtaaagacacTTActtggctcgcgcatgtgtttgttttggggatgaatgaaacaacaagacgggaaaactttgcccccgctcctatcagGGATCCCAGTTCACCTCTgccgccccagctccacctctccggcataagcgccaccgccgctggggtaaacgcagcggtcggctggtaaggctgaaggcctgtttggcgagcacttccatggcttcttggactgagtatggagcggtgcctcgcctctttatttctcggcactcgctggaccctgtcgacgcctggctggtacctgttgtcagcccggatgaggtgttccagccctgcggcccctgctctcctcgtccccgctggcacagggtgaatctgcgcaacatgcagcctctgtgtgtggctccccggacagctaacgccgtggacccgccggctcctgccaggattgggctggtaaatgctagattgCTAGctaacaaaacgtttatcctgaaggatttcgtgACTTCCCGAGgactggattttctctgtgtgactgagacgtggctgactgttggtgagtccagtgctttcacagaacttttacccgatgattgctgctgtTTTAAACTCCCCGcagacgtcgggtcgaggaggaggaatagtgactatttataagagtcactataaatgtaagccgCTAGGTAAGATGAAGTGTGCCTCTGAGTGCCATAAATcgcttcgtcctggaagcgacctgaggcggacccggacacagtttcctaaaggtatggatatacactatatagaaatagcttatcttcacaccgatggtctcatttgctgttcacgcacagacatcagcagaaacgagagacttttgcatattcaattaaaagttccttgtagtggCTTTAAAGGAACCGACACCATGAATTGAGTCAGATTCACAAAAAGCTTTACTGTTACACTGTTTATACTGTTATGTTTAAAGTATAGGACCTTAACTTAAAGAAGATTTGTAAAGCGATCTGTACATACTCACCTCGACCTGAAAGAGCTCCCCTGCCCCTTCACAGTCATTTGAGGTGATGACTGGAGTGTGAATCTGCACAAAGCCATTTTCCTGGAATAAATAAAGTGATAAACATAAAAAGTCTTGCTCTGAATTTGATTAAAGACTCTCCTACTGATGTTCTCACCTTGAAATATGAGTGAATAGCTGTAGTGGCCTCACTTCGTATTCTCAACAGGGAGTTAAAGTTGTTTGTCCTACACCTGAGATGAGGAAACTGCCGAATATACTCAAGGCTGTGCCTCTCTTTGATTTTGAAGGGGAAATCCTGAAATAACAGGACAAAGCAACAAAATTAATTATATTTCCTATTCAATGACCACATACAAAGTTAACACTTAGATGAGGCATTATTTGAAGCCAGCAACATGTGTGTGGGATGTTTGTGGAGACTATTTTTCTTACCACAGGGTTACACTTGCCAACGACATGGATTTGGTCTGCTTCCAGTTCAACAGGCTGTTTTTGGTGTGGACTTTTCCTAAGAACACCTGTGACTTCAACAGCACTACCAAATGTGAGCAACCTTATTttaaggagagaaaaagaggggaaGACGGTAAGTGTATTTTGAGTGTTTGCTTCCTTACCTAAAAGTGTTTTGTCAAGGATTATCAACAGGAAATAAAACTGGAGTGCTCACTGATCATTTAGCTCGGAGCTGGCGACGATCTGCAGTGACTGCAGAGAGCTTCCATCATTCACATGGAGAAAGAGATTTGCCTTCTGTTGTCTAACAGAGCGAACCCATCCctgcaacagagacacaaactacATTTGGCTGTTTCTTCTGGTGGCACAGATAAATCTCCTTTTTGTTTCTTCAGTTTAGTTCCATTTATACAGCCCAGTATCACATATTATAACATACAACACCCTCTGTCTTTACATGTAATGTGTATAAACCTGTATGATGTTAATTCAAGAATTTCACTCCTTATTCTTCCtcaataaaatgtcaattaAATCTATAAACACTGGTATCAATGTGCAGTTATATTTGGAAAGCAAATGTGAAAATGTACGTATAGCATTGTCATAGATCAGGGTGCATAGGCACTATTTGAGAGTCAGTTAAATTACCTTTTTGATAACAGACCTTTGGGGGACATTTGTTTGGCATATTCCCGTGTGAAGCATAAATGTGCAAGGTTAAGTACATGTATAGTTATCTGTATCCCTGGATTAGTGGCAGATGCTACAGCAGGAAGAATCCAGGCATTTAGATTAAGTTTGCAGGAATTATCTTAtgatttttctaaaaaaaagcATGGTTAAATGTAACTTAAGATGACAAGAAGTATTAATGTTTAATACAAGGTAGCATTTACTTATTAATTACAATGAAAATACATGACAATACAGTCAGGTTAGTAAGTCTGAGTGTAGCTAAAATAAGCAGCATGTTACTGAAGGATAGCTATTAGCACAAATTAGCTGACATTCTCCACAGATAAAAGTAGGCGTTAACGTTACCTGTACTTTGATTTTTGCTCCCAATTCAGCACCTGAAAACGCCTCGGACACTCTCAGCTtcactggtgtcctctcacaaTAATGTCGAATACTTAACAACAGCCCCCGAGACACTGAGGTGGCTGTTGTaacagaaagcgttttagctGCAGCCTGAAACATCGCGACAGACGCTGCACTTTGAGACAATAAGCCCGCTACAAGCACAACATGAATTAATAAAGCATTTA of Epinephelus lanceolatus isolate andai-2023 chromosome 4, ASM4190304v1, whole genome shotgun sequence contains these proteins:
- the nars2 gene encoding asparaginyl-tRNA synthetase, with protein sequence MFQAAAKTLSVTTATSVSRGLLLSIRHYCERTPVKLRVSEAFSGAELGAKIKVQGWVRSVRQQKANLFLHVNDGSSLQSLQIVASSELNDQLLTFGSAVEVTGVLRKSPHQKQPVELEADQIHVVGKCNPVDFPFKIKERHSLEYIRQFPHLRCRTNNFNSLLRIRSEATTAIHSYFKENGFVQIHTPVITSNDCEGAGELFQVEPSGPKNDEDEKFFSVPAFLTVSGQLHLEVMSGAFSRVYTFGPTFRAENSQSRRHLAEFYMVEAEVSFTQSLEDLTKVMEDMFRSATEHVLAHCAKDVDLFHKHVTPGHRDTVEAMLKKSFPVITYSEAIDILKRSSQKFAFPTDWGCDLQTEHEKYLVKHCGNIPVFVTDYPYDLKPFYARDNQDHPEHTAAAVDLLVPGVGELCGGSLREERLDLLSARLEEAGLKDTYSWYLDLRRFGSVPHGGFGLGFERYLQCILGVDNIKDVIPFPRFSHSCLL